ttttaaaagttgaagataaaagaattattaagtttaaaatgttTAGTTACATATTGAATATGACTATACCAAATTAATGAAATTGGCTTATTATTTTTccaatgaaataaattttctcttaaacaatattaaaacaattgaaatctattataattgtttttattctcCAATAAGAGTGATGTAATACATATatgaaataacatttttatcaaaaaagctttttataaataactttattttactgtctaaagttttatataaactgctttttagaaacaaaaaaaagtagtaaaggcaaaaatactaaaaaaatgttaagaataaaaacaaaaatccaaTAATTATCAAagacaaatataatatttaaatcttcgtaatttacataaaaagcaattaaaaaaaataggggTGGTATGTATCAAATTAAGAATTTATTAtacttacaaaaaataaattaaaagtattgatAAAATCTAACAATAACATGAACAAGAACAGTAACATTTTACACTTATACACTGAATTAATAATATTGTCTACAGAGAATCCATTACAGGTACATGTTTAAccttaaaaatatgttaaaatatcaactgtgttttattaaaaagaaaagaaaatgttagacCAATTTGAGAAGTCATAATTGAATAGCTTCTAggaaaagaagataaaagacTCCAAAACAAAGTCACTTCTTTGGCACAATGCCTTATTACCTTTCTTATTATTCGCTTTGAAgcaataaattttatcataattttattttttttaaacattttaaagaatggaaaaaaaataaatatttaaattgatcctaaattatatgaaattattgGATAtagtagtaaaaaaaaaaaaaacaaataggtTTGTCCCTGTGATGCCTGTGATGAACCATCTTTTTCTGTTCATCATATGAGATCCAATTGAAAAAGCATATCCTACTATTATCGGTTCTGATGCAAGGCCCAATAGGGCAACATTTAAcaagaaaatgtttaaaaattctAAGTAGCAGTAACAACTAACAAAGCTGTCACAGTTAATCTGAGATGGAGATAAACGGCTATACTATCTAGCCCTGTCAATTTCAGCATGGGACCTatacaaatttgatttattCGGATAATGTTTCATTAACATAAGGTAAGGGAGTGATCGATGATAACTACAAGGTCAAATATAAAGTCACTATCAATGACTTACAGAGGAAACTGATAGCAcaagaatattattattaacaaatcaataggaaaaaaaaattgttgaagcCAAACTAGCTGTTTTACTAGATGTGAAGAACAATTAAATAATTGGCAAGGTGGGCAAAGCAAGATTCACTCCTTGGTTCAACCACTTggatcaaaattttgaaatttcttttactCTCTCTCTATCTGGGAGCaagtataatataaatttttgaacCAATTAACTACGGTTGGAAGTTCAAGGCTTCAAGCTAGCTAGCTAGAGGTATTAATAGAGAAGCCTAGTTGGGTATTGGAAGCTGCATACATAATATACATGTTTGTGTATCCGAGAAGTGgaagagggagagggagggaaGATAATAAGGAGAATGAAGAGGAGCAGAGATATGGAGAAGAGATCAGAGATAAACTCTGCCATTGAAGAGTTGTCTTTGCTGGCTATAGTCAAACCAGGTGGTAATCATGAGACTGCGAACATCCCCACCAAACCCTTCCTATCTCTATGCTACATGGTTCTACAAGTTCTTGGTGGGTTTACTCGCTTGTTTTACTTGAAAACATGAATGTGATGTAACACCAAACACATTGTCTTTATGCTTGATTGATGCTCTCTTGCAGATAAGATAGGCCCAACGATGGCTGTTTTGAGACAAGACGTTCACCAGAATATTAAGgtacaaattaaatttcaacTCTCAATTGCTTCAGTTCACTTGAAGGAAACTGTCTCTGCATGGCAATTATTGGGATCTTCTAAATTTGTTGTTTCTTGTCTACTTGTACGAGGTCTAGTTTTCAGTAAGCATTTAATTGCACATTGATCGAACAGTTGGGCTATTGAATTCTGTGTCTCTGCAGAGATTGGAAATGATGCATGAATTGAACCCCTCAATGAATTCGAATTTGGTTGAAATACTGAAATCAGAAGCTAGCAAAGGCAACGCAAGAAAGAGGTTTAGTTGCAGTAAAGCCTTTCTTTGGCTCACCAGGTAAACATATgcataaattatattgttttcatTTACTATTTTGTTATTCCTAACACTTAGGCTAGGTTGTATCATCAGTTCCTTTCAGCTCTACAAATTGTTGAGAAAAAACGATGGGTTAATAACTGTTACTCAGATGAAGTAACAGAAAAATTATCTTTACTTGTATAGTATATATTCCTCCCTTTGTGTAAGGTGCTTAATATTCACTCACAGATGTGCAACTTTACAGATCCCTGGATTTCTCTTCAGCATTGTTACGAGCATTAGAAATCGATCCTAAAAAGAATATGGAGCAAATAGTTCAAGAGACTTATGATGCAACCCTGTCACCATGGCATGGATGGATTTCATCAGCTGCTTTCAGAGTAATAAATAACCACTTGTTCTTCTCTTGtgttaaatcaattttaagCTTGTTGATGGCTTTTTCAAGCTAACCTCAACTTGTCTGTTCCAAGCAATTAGCTTACTAACTTCTTTACCAAATGAAATCCCGTGCTCTATGTAAAACTTGCAGAGTTTAGTGTAGTCACCAAAATTGTGCACTTGTTTCTTGCTGAACTAACCGGAATACTGCTGCAGGTAGCTATAAAACTAGTGCCAGATACTCAAACTTTCATGGATCTCCTCAAGGAAAGAGATGAAAGCTGTGACACCCTAAAGGACCAAATGCAGATCTTGGTTTCTTTGCTTGTGCCTTTTCTTGAGGATGTTCATTGTATTCTTGTAAGCTTATTTCATGCTTCCTAACATAACATATATCCTACATGCTCCTTCAATTTTCTGTCATCTTAcctcattaatattattttgcaGAAAGTGTATAACTTGGACAGGATTAAGTCAACTTGAAGATAGAAGAATATGTACAGCTCTGTGTAGTGTATATTTTGGTTTCATTCTTCTCTGTTTTCGTGTAAATGGCTTGTATAGTAAAATTTTCGTCAACACTGATATGTAGTTATAAATTTGCTTTCGGCTActcaatatataatattattatacattaaaattgTACAAGTTGaattcaaagttttattttgtcTAGATGGAGGATCTAATTTAGAGCCTTGTTACATCCAAAACGTGCTAAGTTAATTAAAGTTGAAGGAGGAATCCACCACTCAATGGTCATAGTTTAGTAATTTCTTTTAGTTACATCCATGCTTGCTGTTTATTTGAGTTACATCTCTAGTGTGCACTGCTCACTAATTTTCAAAGGTAAATGATAGCTTGGTATAAGGTTTAACTTATTATTAACGGAAGTCTTATGATTACAAATATGcactttttctctttccaaaGATTGGCTGTTTTCACAAACagttttttgatattttgaagaaatgaaAACCTTGAGGATACTGTTAAATGTTCCTCCAAATAAAGTGGTCTGCATGAccagattttttatatttcaaatgatTTCAAAGTTGAATATAACACCTTGGTGGCGTAAAGAATCCTAAAATAACCAATTCCTGGGTCTGTCCTCGCACAAATCTGCATGGTGGATGCATGAACTCTACATTAGATAACACGAACAACATTAAAATCCCATCCATCAAATGATTGACGTTTAATGCACATGCTCAATATGGAACAGAACATAATCTAATGGACATGTCAAATATAGATCAAGTCCATCCCCACAATGTGCTTTTTAGGTCACGTGAATTATAAGGAGGATCTTGAAGTGCAATCAATGCTGCAACTAAGCCTGCGTTGCTGGCTATGCTCGGTTCAGTGAACTTTTGGTTGGTCCTTTGGTCCAGGAAATTATCATTAGCGTCTGGCCCTCCCACCATGGCTCCCAAAAGAACTTGTGGATTTGGATCTTTAGAGTTTAGCCATCTCTTACCATCGTCACAATTGTAAGGTTGGTTGTTCCAAGGGATTGATGCACTTCTGTGATGAACTTGGACAGGATACCTGTCACCATAGCCCACTAAATAACTCATTTGCAAAGGGTTCTGCCCCAAGATGTAGTTAACCTGAAGAACACATTACAGAATGAaacataaataaactttttccCAATTTACATGCAACAATGAAATGTTAAGGAAGCTAGGAACTGCCTGAGAAGTGGCAAAGTCACGAAGCATTTTCACGGAGAATGTATCAGTCTTGCAACTTGCACTAGACATTTTCAGATGATCAAGGTAATCGCTGTATAATTTACTGAGAAAAGACGCTGTAGCAGCAAACTGGAGCAGTGGTTCATTATCAGGTTTCAGGATAATCAACCCACCTATCATTATGTTTAACATGTCATATACATAGATAACACGTATGCACTCACATAGGTAATTAATCGCAAGCAAACGAATGACGTATGTGGCAATTGATCGTAGAATTAATTACCAGGTGTCCTGCTAAAGTATTTATTGAATAGATAAGAACACATGAGTGCATCGGTTGAGTTAGATGAAAGTATCAGAACATCCTCATATGGGAAGCCAGGATCACGGAAGTATCGAATACCGGTTAGCAAAACCTACAAAGATCAAAGATCAGACCAAAAACAAATTCTCCTCAAATTTCAGTTTGTGTATCTATTGAAGTTACCTCCACAGCATTGAGCTTATTATTCCAGTAAACAACCCCTTTGTCAACGCTTGATTCACTACTCTTGGCTGAAAAAAAAGTTTCAGTTGCAATTGCAAGGTAATTAGTGTTTGTAGTAGCAAGAAATAACCATGTTGCCCCCCAAGCTAACTCATCTTGGTAGCTGGTTGAGTTATAAAGCATTGTTGCTTGTTTTCCACATGCATCAACCATGGTGTGAGTCCCTTGTGTGGTAGGTATTGCCCCAAAGACCCTTTCTGCTGCATCCTTAAGTCTCTTTGAGTAATCTCTGTCTTCCTTGAATACCATCGATGCTGCAGATAATGCTGCCACAATTTCACCAACTAAATCTGTAGCAGAGCCATCGCAAATTGAAACTGATCTCTCATATTTCATATCTTCCGGTCGTTGCCAGCAACTCAACTCATTAGGTTCATTGTTGATACTAATGGTACTTCCAACCTAATgaaattgaataaaacaaaggaaaaaaggACCAATTTCTATTCATATCTATTAGTATTTAATTCAGGATTATGGCACAAAAATGAGACTGAATTTTAGCATCTCTCACGGTACCCCAATATTTTGAACGTAATGTGTGTCATATTATCATATACACGACAAGATCCATTCCctacaaaaaaattgtaacttGCCTGGGAATATAGCGTCAAGTTTGATCCATCTGCTGAATTTGGGGGAATGAACACCTTGAGCAGGTAGTCACTGCCCCATCTAATGATGTCCCTAACATGATCAAGTTCATCAATATCAGCATATTTACTTTGATATTCCATGACAGTCCAACTCAACAAGGTCATGGTGTAAGCTGTGGTGAAGGTAAACTTGATGTTGTTGCCAGAATCATAAAATCCACCAGTAAGATCAGTATTAGCCGAATTCCCATCTTGTAATCCTGAATCTCCCCGAAATTTCACTGGACTGTTCCTAGGATAATGCCCAgctgaacaaaaataaaaaataaataattagttgaACTACAcctagaaattttattttgtagcAGCAGAAATAGAAGTAATACATTTTTGTGCATCATAAAATGTTAGAGCCTGGTTTATTGCCACTTTGAGATTGATTGAAGACCCTTGGTGCTTGTGCTTCTGAGGTAAAAAATGTACCAACAAAACAGCTGCTAGGATGACTAAAATTATTgttacaagaacaaaaataaaacaatgaaaatgCTTCCTGTTAGTGATAACAAGATCGTAATCAACAGATTTTGGATATTGGGAAGGGATAGATTCATAAGCAGTGGAAGAATCAGGAGCAAGTTTAATGTCAACTGCTATAGAGTTCCAGCGGCTAGCTGAAGGAAGAAGGCGACCAGCCTCTGAAACTGTGTGCACATATATCACAGGATCTCTCTCTGACTCAAAAGTAGATGACACTGCTGGTGGCATGATTATGTTGATTGCTAAATTTGAATcagttgaagaagaaaattaaatgaaCAGAATAACTCATGTACTACCGTAGAAGAATCTGGCTTCTAGTTTCTATCTAAACTAGCTAGTTTTGTCAATAAGACAagtacatacacacacatacagcTGGTTCGGAAACAAGGCTGAGAAATTTGGAGAACTTGATCTTATTTGTTGGTATATGGTTATGAATAACTCTTCCTCACAGTTAATCATATTAGTATTACTGATACAGTTGCTTGTATCCGAGCTTAGCTCTCAACCCCACCAAGTGCAGAAAGTTAGAAAATAATCTCTGTATAATAAAATCTACAATCATAAATGTATATGGTGTCTAAACTAAGAGAAACAAAAGTGCCTTTATTCTGAAACTGTCTCATTAACTGCTATTGTAACAAGGTTGATATATTAGTAAGTCAATTTGGTTCATATCACTAAACTATGTTATTAGTTACGCTGTGTGTTTGGACACCGTAGCTTATTGGAGTTGATTTGGGTTGATATTCCAAAGCATGGGTTTTGTCTTTTCTGTGCCGTCTAAATTCCAGCACTATGGGTGTCAAAATTGTATTCTTGTAATACCAATTAAAAGTTGAAGCAGAATGAACAATGAATAAAGCCTCAGTCTGAATATTCCCTCGAGTAGACATGACCAAAGAATTCAAATTCAGAGATGCCTATCTTCTCTACCAGAAGATTTTGGTTTGACCTAATTATAAAGGGATTTTTCTTAATCTGTAAATAACAGagtaaaattcaagaatttaagagatttaatatataatttaatttttaattttttctatctcaattcttaataataaaatttttccTCTACTCAATTTTTTTAGATCAAATGTTTTGTATTAGATTCATTTCAATTTCTTGATAAATAGCTGTTTCTTAAAGCATGTATGATATTGCTGATAAGCTGAGTTCTTTAGTATAAGTACGctcaattgtatttttttttacatcattCCATGTTTCTCTCAtatctctacattttttttaaattcaaaaactattctttacatttaaaaaactttagaacctttttctttaataaattttaaaatccgttaaaaaaaataattcaacgGATTccaaattcattaaatattttttaaatttttaacaaattttaaaatttgttaaaaattttgaaattttttctaataaattttaaaatttgttaaaaaaatttatttcataaattattgaaaaaaattatttgtggaATGTGAAGGACAGGAAGAGATGGGAGAGGTGCACAGAAATGTTTTAAGCCCAATCTTTATTCATGGTTGGagcaaatttatataaaagccACAAGTATAAATTGCAAAGGACAAGTCTGGTTTATTTTAGCTTCTGGATAACGTGATTTAAATAAATCTGTATCATTATAAtgttagaaaaataatagaatagaaacaattcaaaaataaaatttcaaagtaATACTTAAACAATaccaagttaaaataaaattaaggcGTAAAATTATAGCATAAAAATTACGttattcaaattcaacaaaGAATCATTTACCAAATATTAGTATCGAAGTTAAACTAAGAACAGTATCTAAATAgttaaattagaaattaggtctataaattgattaaaaattttgaaattgatctcTAAACGTTTTTTCagtaattatcttaaaaaatattggtTGTAGTTTTCAAAGAGTAAGCAGAacattaatttaaagaaaattattcgtctactttattaattataaacttcAAATAGTGTgcctttttcattattaataaacCATATGTATATATGAagtaacaataaaaataatcggatatatatatatatatatatatatatatatatatatatatatatataattatagatatgAGAATCTAGAAAATGGTTTTAGAGAGTGGagatttttataaagaaaaaatagtgtaatattttaatgataaaatgttaagttatagaaaatttttaacaagagagattatttttttataaaaatcacaatttgtctaaaaattctttgttttctttatcttctcttCATTTCTAATTTCAATCTTCACCTGATTAAAGAGAGAGTAGGATCTATCTCAGTAAAGAGTTCTacatttttatatgattaaagaCTCGAATagaataagttattattttgttcCCTTTTAGGAATTTTACAATCTTGTATTGTATTAGGAATTTAGGATATGCATGTGATTAGGTTATTCTTGGTAAATTTTTGTTGCTCTATAATCACGATGTTATGTTCAAAATTGGAGTTTTGATTGGTTGATTAAGTGATCCTATGTAGTATAGAGTTTTAGGAAGTGACAATGTGAAAAAAGGGGTATGTGTCAAGTAAGAGAAGCTGATTATAACAAATTTCCTTTTGATTTTCATTCTAATTGTTGCATGTGTATGTAAATTGTGATGTTAGAATTgcataattttgtttgaattgatgTTTGAAATTGTGTATGAATTTGATTGAATATAGAAGTTATAAAATAGGTTATATTTGATATTGGGATAAACTCTTTGCTATGAAATTGTGAAATTGATTATGTTTGTTGAGATGAACTGTTTCAATATGGTTTTTGGAGTCTTTATGACTTGTGTGAAGCATAAGATGAGAAATTGAATGGGTTTTGGCACTACCAAATTGCAGAATTTGAGTTTATGTGTCATGTAGACTAGTTGGGTGAGTCATATATCTCATTGGAtgagttgttttctttttgttatgaGTCATCTCGGAGAAAATTAAGATTACGGATTAGTTAACAGTTAGATCGAACTAAAATTAAGATTACATTTAGTTTTAAACATTTTGACAGCtagttttagaaaaatttagTCTCTTCCGATTGTGTTATTTTTTGGGTTTCTCTTTTCTGAAGAACATTTCTACTTCATGTGTTTGTGGGTTGTTTCGTACTTATTTGTGATTTTGGTTTGATcttgaaagaaaagaatatatattatgaattataaatgCGTGTGACTTGAAATGTAAAGTatgtcaataaatatatatatatatatatatatatatatatatatatatatatatatatatatatatatatatatatatattgtggaTAGTGTATGAAGTTTATGTGAATAGAATAtgataaatgtttaaatataaagaatattcGTGAGAATTAAGGTTTGTGGATATGTAATTAGATGATGAGGTTATGCATATGGTAGATATGAATGATTCAATGGGTTATTATCAGGTCAGAGAGTATGATGATATAATTCCTAATGATATGACATGTATGTTTAgtattatacatttattatgGACACTATTTGAAAACTATCCTTATATTGTAATAGACTCTCTACTTATTCATAAAGATGCTGACTCATAAAGAAGAAAGAGTCTAGGTGATGAAGAGAGATTAATGTTTCTATACCTGATTTTGAATTCttgtatttcattttctttaaattataagtGAACTCActttattatgaaaaaagagAACGCAATATCATTAAAATTGTAACTTTGAAGATTTCATTTTACATGACAAAGAATTTGAGTGGATAAATAAATccaaataattgaatttaaattatgtgGACGTTAATGATTGAGAATTCTTGTTCCTACTCGGTTTTccttcttaatatatattttaaagcaattcaattaaaaagttataataaaaattaattagaaatatatatactgtatataaaaaatctttgaattttatacgcaatatttagtttaaaatatacatcaatatttttacaattgaaaaaataattatacaattgTTCTCCTCCAGGATCATCTAAATGTTTGGTGTTTTAAGTCTATTCACAGAAAATAAAGGGATTGAAATGTTATGGCCAACTTTTTTTCTTATCGAAAGAAAAGTATTCAGTAGTAgttatattatttcattaaaaaaatgtttttttgttgTGGTCTATATTATATAGTTATTTCTTTGTTCACTTTACTTTTTAGCTTAAACAAGTCAAGCATAACGACTGCAAAATAATGCAGTGCTGATAGTTACGTGCATGATAAgagaaaatatgaaagaaaaaatatataagaaaataatatatacagaGAATTATTGAGTTTTATTAATAATCGTTTAACTAATCACAACTTCTTAATGCTAACATACggctttaaatatatattagacatTGAAGATGATTTAGGAAGGGATTTGAACTAATAAATTACAACCTTAATGCTCGAATTAGGGATGAAAAACTAGAATTAAAGAAGCAACAGATAGGATTTTTGCACCATAATTTTATTGAAGCTTAAAGTTTTTGAACATGTTCTTCTCTAGCCAGTGCTCCTGAGGACAGGACAGCTCGCAACAGCATCTTCAGCACTGTTCTCAAACTCAGCACCCTTCAAGAGACCTCCCAGCAGTTCCGCAGGATCATAAAAAAATTCCACCTTCACTATTTTCGAATTCTCATCCAACTATCACCAGAAAC
This Vigna angularis cultivar LongXiaoDou No.4 chromosome 4, ASM1680809v1, whole genome shotgun sequence DNA region includes the following protein-coding sequences:
- the LOC108331073 gene encoding glycolipid transfer protein 3, with translation MKRSRDMEKRSEINSAIEELSLLAIVKPGGNHETANIPTKPFLSLCYMVLQVLDKIGPTMAVLRQDVHQNIKRLEMMHELNPSMNSNLVEILKSEASKGNARKRFSCSKAFLWLTRSLDFSSALLRALEIDPKKNMEQIVQETYDATLSPWHGWISSAAFRVAIKLVPDTQTFMDLLKERDESCDTLKDQMQILVSLLVPFLEDVHCILKVYNLDRIKST
- the LOC108330421 gene encoding endoglucanase 25 — translated: MPPAVSSTFESERDPVIYVHTVSEAGRLLPSASRWNSIAVDIKLAPDSSTAYESIPSQYPKSVDYDLVITNRKHFHCFIFVLVTIILVILAAVLLVHFLPQKHKHQGSSINLKVAINQALTFYDAQKSGHYPRNSPVKFRGDSGLQDGNSANTDLTGGFYDSGNNIKFTFTTAYTMTLLSWTVMEYQSKYADIDELDHVRDIIRWGSDYLLKVFIPPNSADGSNLTLYSQVGSTISINNEPNELSCWQRPEDMKYERSVSICDGSATDLVGEIVAALSAASMVFKEDRDYSKRLKDAAERVFGAIPTTQGTHTMVDACGKQATMLYNSTSYQDELAWGATWLFLATTNTNYLAIATETFFSAKSSESSVDKGVVYWNNKLNAVEVLLTGIRYFRDPGFPYEDVLILSSNSTDALMCSYLFNKYFSRTPGGLIILKPDNEPLLQFAATASFLSKLYSDYLDHLKMSSASCKTDTFSVKMLRDFATSQVNYILGQNPLQMSYLVGYGDRYPVQVHHRSASIPWNNQPYNCDDGKRWLNSKDPNPQVLLGAMVGGPDANDNFLDQRTNQKFTEPSIASNAGLVAALIALQDPPYNSRDLKSTLWGWT